The Providencia sp. PROV188 genome includes a region encoding these proteins:
- the ligA gene encoding NAD-dependent DNA ligase LigA, which yields MTTKQTPDALTQKIDALKQQLRHHEYLYHVMDAPEIPDVEYDKLMQELKSLEAQHPELITTDSPTQRVGAAPLAAFDTVRHEIPMLSLDNVFDEESYLAFDKRVKDRLHNHTELTFCCELKLDGLAVSLLYENGELVQAATRGDGTVGENITANVRTIKAIPLRLRGDNIPARVEIRGEVFMPQKGFEAMNEEARKTDGKIFANPRNAAAGSLRQLDPRITAKRPLTFYCYGVGLVEGKTLPDTHYERLMQFKAWGLPVSEHVQLRVGCQQVLDFYHHVEKIRPTLGFDIDGVVIKVNDIATQEELGFVSRAPRWATAFKFPAQEQITLLKDVEFQVGRTGAITPVARLEPVQVAGVVVSNATLHNADEIDRLGVRIGDTVVIRRAGDVIPQIVSVVLDKRPADSREILFPTHCPVCNSDIERIEGEAVARCTGGLTCGAQLKESLKHFVSRRAMDVDGMGDKIIEQLVDAEYVKNAAQLYQLSAGKLTGLERMGPKSAQKLIDALEKSKQTTLARFIYALGIREVGEATAANLAAHYASLDAVMAADEESLKTVQDIGEVVAKHVVHFFREEHNRQVIHDLLTIANIHWPEVKVINSADIDSPFAGKTIVLTGSMSTLSRDEAKDRLIALGAKVAGSVSKKTDLVIAGEAAGSKLAKATELGIKVIDEEELIRLLNI from the coding sequence ATGACGACGAAACAAACCCCAGACGCACTCACGCAAAAAATAGACGCGCTAAAACAACAATTGCGCCATCACGAATACCTCTATCATGTTATGGATGCGCCAGAAATTCCTGATGTGGAATATGACAAACTGATGCAGGAACTTAAAAGCCTGGAAGCGCAGCATCCAGAACTGATCACCACAGATTCCCCAACCCAGCGTGTGGGTGCAGCACCATTAGCTGCATTCGATACAGTTCGCCATGAAATTCCCATGCTCTCTTTAGATAACGTGTTTGATGAAGAAAGCTATCTCGCATTTGATAAACGCGTGAAAGACCGACTGCATAACCACACTGAATTAACATTTTGCTGCGAACTCAAATTAGATGGTTTAGCCGTCAGCTTGCTGTATGAAAATGGTGAGTTAGTTCAAGCCGCTACCCGTGGTGATGGTACTGTTGGTGAAAATATCACGGCTAACGTACGCACGATCAAAGCGATTCCGCTGCGTTTACGGGGGGATAATATTCCTGCCCGTGTTGAAATTCGTGGTGAAGTTTTTATGCCTCAAAAAGGCTTTGAGGCCATGAACGAAGAAGCGCGTAAAACGGATGGTAAGATTTTTGCTAACCCACGCAATGCGGCGGCGGGTTCCCTTCGCCAGTTAGACCCGCGTATTACCGCTAAACGCCCATTAACCTTCTACTGCTATGGTGTAGGGCTGGTGGAAGGCAAAACATTGCCAGATACCCATTACGAGCGCTTGATGCAATTTAAAGCGTGGGGGCTGCCAGTGAGTGAGCATGTACAGCTACGTGTTGGTTGCCAGCAAGTGCTCGATTTCTATCACCATGTTGAAAAAATTCGCCCGACGCTCGGTTTTGATATCGATGGTGTCGTGATTAAAGTGAATGATATTGCCACTCAAGAAGAATTAGGTTTTGTTTCCCGGGCACCACGCTGGGCAACGGCGTTTAAATTCCCAGCTCAAGAGCAAATCACATTACTAAAAGATGTCGAGTTCCAAGTGGGGCGCACAGGGGCGATTACGCCCGTGGCTCGATTAGAGCCAGTGCAAGTTGCGGGTGTTGTGGTGAGTAATGCCACACTCCATAACGCGGATGAAATTGACCGTTTGGGTGTTCGCATTGGGGATACTGTCGTGATCCGCCGAGCAGGGGATGTTATTCCTCAAATCGTGAGTGTCGTGCTGGATAAACGCCCTGCGGATAGTCGTGAAATTCTGTTCCCAACCCATTGCCCAGTCTGTAATTCAGATATTGAGCGTATCGAAGGGGAAGCGGTGGCTCGCTGTACAGGTGGGTTAACCTGTGGCGCTCAATTAAAAGAATCACTGAAACACTTTGTTTCTCGCCGTGCGATGGATGTCGATGGGATGGGGGATAAAATTATTGAGCAGCTGGTCGACGCGGAATATGTGAAAAATGCGGCGCAGCTCTATCAATTATCAGCGGGTAAATTAACCGGCCTAGAACGAATGGGACCGAAATCTGCACAAAAACTCATTGATGCGCTCGAAAAATCCAAACAAACGACACTGGCTCGCTTTATCTATGCATTAGGGATCCGTGAAGTGGGTGAGGCGACAGCGGCGAACCTCGCAGCACATTATGCATCATTAGATGCGGTGATGGCGGCGGATGAAGAATCACTGAAAACCGTTCAAGATATTGGTGAAGTGGTGGCAAAACATGTGGTGCATTTCTTCCGCGAAGAGCACAATCGCCAAGTTATTCATGATTTACTGACCATCGCGAACATCCACTGGCCTGAAGTGAAAGTGATTAACAGTGCTGACATCGATAGCCCATTTGCTGGAAAAACAATCGTACTTACTGGATCGATGTCAACGCTTTCTCGCGATGAAGCTAAGGATAGATTGATTGCCTTAGGCGCGAAAGTCGCGGGTAGTGTATCGAAAAAAACTGACTTGGTGATTGCCGGTGAAGCGGCGGGTTCAAAGTTAGCGAAAGCGACAGAATTGGGGATAAAAGTCATTGATGAAGAAGAATTAATTCGTTTGCTGAATATCTAA